Sequence from the uncultured Flavobacterium sp. genome:
TAAGATAACTGATCATAGAATATTTTCGGCTTGGATTATTTTTAAACTGATCTAAATGTTTCAGATAAAAATCTCCGATTTCGTATAACGAATAATGGAATTCGTAACCGGTAATTCCGGCGTAACAGCTTTCGTTTAGATAGATAATAAAAGCATCGATCTGATCAAAGAATTCATTTTCGAATGCATTGTTATTTTTTTTATCCAGCCAATAAATAGAATCGCTTCTAATCGCTCCGTCGTAAGAAACTTTCTCCGAATTGCCAATTCCAGCTTCTTTCAGCAAACTTTTTTGATTTAAATCAACTAAGTTTTGCTTTAAATGATTTGCTAATTCAGCGCTTAAAAAATGCTCTGATATTCCAACTTTGTTCTCAATATAACTCGCAATCAAATCTTCGAAACCATTTTCCATTTTTGTTTTGGGAAAACTGCAAATACAGCCAACGGAGCAAGGTAGACGAAATAAAACTGGTAATGGATTTATTTTTAATAAATAAAAAAATGAGAATAATTAATCTTTGTCAAAGTTTAAAACTTTGACAAAGATAGTCACGCATAAAACAATAAACCCGACAGGTTTTAAAAAACCTGTCGGGTTGAATACCTACAACGCAAGCCTAATTAATAATTAATAATTCACAATTAATAATTACTTAAAGTTTACTAATATAACTTCCGTACATATCTTTAAATTGATGTCCTTGCGCGAAACGATCTTTGCTTAATTTTTTATACTCAACCAATCCCCAAAGAATAAATTCTTTCATGAAATATTGGTCTTTTTTATCTAATTGAGGCTGATATTTTTTCAGTAAAACATCTAATGGCGTTACTTCGTCTAAAATTGCCTGATATTCTTTATCAGTAGCATCATCTAACAATTCGAAACCACTTTCGGCAAAGAACCATTCGATTAAATCAGAATAAGCAGTTTTTTCACCTTGCTTTTCTAATTTTTCGATCTTAGGTAAAAGCGTTGGGAATAATGTTCTAATTGCCGAACCAATTAAGTTTTGTGCAACTGCTGCGGCTCCCTCCTGCTCTCCTTCGTAAACCAATTCTACTTTTCCCGTAATGGCAGGAATAATTCCGATAAAATCAGACAAACGCAAAGTCGTTTTATCAACTCCAGCTTTTAAAGCTCTACGTTCAGCTGTGCTCATTAAATTCTCAAAAGCAGTAATACTCATTCTCGCACTTACACCACTTTTATTATCGATGTATTCGCTATCACGAGCTTCAAAACTTATTTGTTCCAAGATATCTTTGGCTAAACTTGGCACATAAACCAACTTGTGTTGCGTTTCGTCCAGTTTTGCTTCTTGTTCTGTAATCGTTCTCGCAACTGCAATACTTTCTGGATAATGCGTTAAAATTTGAGAACCAATTCTATCTTTTAATGGCGTTACAATACTTCCTCTATTGGTATAATCTTCCGGATTTGCAGTAAAAATAAATTGCATATCAAGCGGCATTCTCAATTTGAAACCTCTAATTTGAATATCTCCTTCCTGCAAAATATTAAAAAGTGCAACCTGAATTCTGGCTTGTAAATCCGGCAATTCGTTAATTACAAAAATACAACGGTTCGCTCTCGGAATCATCCCGAAGTGAATTACACGATCATCAGCATAAGATAATTTTAGATTTGCTGCTTTAATTGGATCAACATCTCCAATTAAATCAGCAACTGTTACATCTGGAGTTGCTAATTTCTCAAAGAAACGCTCATTTCTATGCAACCACGAAATCGGAGTTTCATCTCCTTTTTCTGCAATTATATCTCTGGCAAAACGCGAAATTGGATTCAGCGGATCGTCATTAATCTCCGAATCCGCCACAAACGGAATATATTCGTCTAATAATTCAACCATTTTACGCGCCAAACGGGTTTTTGCCTGACCACGAAGTCCTAATAAATTGATGTTATGACGAGATAAAATAGCACGTTCTAACTCTGGAATTACTGTATTCTCGAAACCATGAACGCCTTCGAAAACAGGCTTTCCCGATTTGATTTTCTCACGCAGATTATTTCGCAATTCATCCTTGATACTGATGCTTTTATATCCCGAGGCTTTTAATTGTCCTAATGTCTTTATAGTATTTATTTCCATTTTTATTGAAATATCTGTTTTGTTATTTTTATTATTTTTCTGTCGAGACGCATAACTGTGTGTCTAATTTGGGCGTGCCAGCATTTAAAAAAGTGCCTAATATACTTTGCGCTCACGAGGCCCTTTCTTAAATACTGTCGGGCTATCCATGCTACTTCGGTAGCCTACTCCTATCCCTCACGCAACCGTATTATTCAATAGAACTCTATTTTTAAATTTTATCTTTATTAGTTTTAATTAAACCTAACAGCTTTTTTGCCAATCTTTGTGTTAGTCGCACTGCTGTGCGTCTCTACGATATGCGTTGTGTGTATACGTTGTCTAAAAAAACCTTAGCAACTTAGATGCTTAGTCCCTTAGAACCTTAAAATTAACGTACACGTTTTTTCCTATTTGTTTCATAATCTTCAAAAATCATTTCGCCCAAACCTTTTAATCCGGTATAAAATGCTTTTCCTTGATTTGCTTCAGTAAAATGATTCACAAAACGCTGTAAATACGGATCGTTTGCAATCATAAAAGTCGTAATCGGAATGTGTAATTTTCTGGCTTGTTGTGCCTGCGTGTAGCATTTATCTACGATATATTCGTCGAGTCCGTTACTATTCATATAATAGGAACCGTCACGTTCGCGAACGCAACTTGGTTTTCCGTCGGTAATCATGAAAATTTGCTTGTTGGTATTTCTTTTTCTTCGCAAAATATCCATTGCCAACTGAAGTCCCGCAACTGTATTTGTATGATACGGACCAACTTGTAAATACGGCAAATCCTTGATTGGAATCGTCCAGGCATCGTTTCCGAAAACCAAAATATCAAGCGTGTCTTTTGGATAACGCGTCGTAATCAATTCTGCCAAAGCCATTGCAACTTTTTTGGCCGGAGTAATTCTGTCTTCGCCATACAAAATCATACTATGGCTAATGTCAATCATCAATACAGTACTCATTTGAGCTTTGTATTGCGTTTCTTCGACAACCAAATCATTTTCGGTCAGCATGAAACTTTCTACTCCATTATTGATTTGTGCATTTCGTAGACTTTCCGTTAGCGAAATTCGTTCTAAACCGTCTCCAAAATTAAATTCGCGAAATTCTCCGGTATGTTCATCGCCATTTCCGGCATGTTTGGTTTTGTGATTTCCGTTTCCGGAACGCTTCAAATTACCAAAAATCTGATCTAAGGCTTGTTGTCTGATTGCACGTTCTGTTTTGGCAGTAATACCAAAACCATCTGTTCCATCTTCTTTAACCTCGTCTTTTATGTAACCTTTCTTTTTTAAATCTTCGATAAAATCATCGATTGTGTAGTTCTCGTCCGTAAGTTTATATTCTTTATCTAACTCCCGAAGCCAGTCTATAGCTTCATCAAAATCCCCCGAAGTATGGGTGATTAACTCTTTAAAAATGCCAAAAAGTTTTTCAAACGGAGACTGAAATGGGGCTTCGTACGACTTAAAATAAAAACCCTTTTTAAATTCGTTTTTCATAATTCTAAAATTACGTTATTTTAGAATTACGAAAAAAGAAACGTTTATTAATTTTTAGTTAAAATATTGAAACAAAACACGTTGAAATTCCTTATAAATTTAGCAATTATTCAAACTTTCCATCGACATAATACCACGCATTATTTTCGAATTTAAAAGTAGAAAATTCGTAATGCGTCTGTGGTTTTTGATTTGAATCTAAAAAATAGGCTTTAAATTCTACTGTGTTTTCAGTAAAACTCAATATTTCGAGTTTTTGCCATTTATTGCTTGTCGCCCATTTTTGAATTTCTGCTTTCGAGTAATATTGTCTTTCAGAAACATGAGAGGTTTCTAAAAGATAATCGGCATTATGAGTTGCATATCCAGAATATCTTGAGCGCATTAAGGCCAATGCTGTTGGTGCTTTTTGATTGTTTTGAAGATACAATCCGCAGCAATTCTCAAACAACAAACCGGTGTCACAAAAGCATTTTTTATTCTCCATCAACTTGCTCTTCGCCGTTAATTTTTACATGCAGCTGATTCAATAAAACCTGATATCTGCTTATTTCTCTTAAATCTTCATCTTCTTCTGCATGGTCCAACATTTCGTCTAATGTTTCATTTACTTCAAGTAACTTATTATTAGCTTCTCTATCGTTTTTTGCAGCAATTAAATCAATAATTTCCTGTACACTTACTTTTAAATCTTCGAATTTCATATTTTTTGTTTTTTTTGTTTCAGGTTTCACGTTTCACGTTTCAGGTTTCAAGTTGAAATGAGAATTTTACCGCAAAGTTCGCAAAGTTTTTTTTTAAATATCTAAGGCTAAAAAAAGTTCGCAAAGCTTTGCGAACTTTGCGTAATTCTTAGCGTTCTTTGCGGTAAAATTCACGTTCCAGCTTTCAAGTTTCAAGTTACTCGTTGCAAAAACCTGAAACTTGAAACAAATAAAACCTGAAACTTTTTTTATTTCTCTTCCTTCTTGTCTTCGTTGAACTTTTTAATAATTTCTTTTAGCTTTTCTTTTCTTGCAATTTCGGCCTGTTTTACTTTATTTTGGGCTTTATGCAATTTGTCATTGTGCTTTTTAATATTCCTTTCGTTGTTGCGTCCCATTATATTTCTCTTTTAATTTCGTCTAAAGTTTTCTCGGTAAAAATCAATTCTGTTATAATTTGTTTTCTCAAATCATCTATATCATCATAATCAAAATGTTTTGCCCAAGACGTTAATTGTTGAAGATTCCTGACTTGTTTGATTCTTTTTGTGGTTTCAAAACTTGTTCTTAAAACAGGTTTTCCATCATATTTCGGATTCTTTTTATGCTGATATGTTACCATATTTTTATCGAAATCAGCTTCTATATAATAGAGCTTTTCTTCGGCATCATCCGGATAAAATTCATTCCATGCTGCAAAACCTATTTTAGTTTTAGTTGGAGTTTCCGGTTCCATTGCTACTAAACGCCATTTGCTGTTTGCCAATCTTCCCCAATGATTCGAAACGCGATACATTCCGGCTTCTGTATAATAATAGGTACTTCCGGCTTTGCTTTCAAACTGTTTTTTTAAACCTTCGATTTCATTTGAAAGTACTTCATGAAACACGCAAAAGGTATTTTTGAACGAATTAGGATGTGGCTTGAAGTTTTTTTGCATGTGCAAATATACTGAGATTGTCCAAGACTCCCTAAAACAAAGATAAATTGATTAACTTTGTACCTTCAAATTTTAAATAAAGAAGTCATGTCTAAAGGTTCAGAAGAAAAAATGATGCAAAAAGGAATTTATACCGGTATCATGGAGAAAGATGAAAACAACAATTATTTTTGTGGTGAATATCTTTTAGATTATAAAATGGCTCACGCAAATCATACTGTTGGTGAATTAATTACAATCAAATCGGTAATTGAAAACCCAAGCGATATTAGTTATGATAAATATCCAAAGAAGTCAAAAAACTTTCATAAAGCAAATCAGAAACTTGAGGATAAATAAAATTTTGTTTCAGGTTTTCTTTGTTTGCTTCGCCTGTTCGGCTTTCAGCCTCGAGTCAGGTTTCAGGTTGAAATGAGGATTTTACCGCAAAGTTTACAAAGGTATTCGCAAAGTTCGCAAAGCTAATTTAATATAAAGCTTTGCGAACTTTGTGTTTTATAAAAATCACGAATGCATAAAAAACTTTGCGCGCTTTGCGGTTAAACTTAAGTATCTAAAGTATTCAGTCTCAAATTCTAATCTTTTAACTTCTAACTCTCAATATTTTACATTTTTTTGGAATATTTTTTCGATCAAAAGTAAAAAGTTAAAAAAAAGTGTACCTTTGCAAAAAATTTGTCGTTTTGAAGTAAAAAACACTCATTTCAAACTAATAGACAAGAAGTTACCTTTTATTTATGAAAAAAATAGTTGAATACCGCAAGTTACTAAACGTAGACAAAACTGCTGAATTAAAAGATTTGAAAACAATCTATCGTAATGCGATGAAAGAATCTCATCCTGATAAATTTCAAGGTGATGATGCTGGTTTAAAAGCTGCAGAAGAAAAAAGTAAGGCTATTATTGAGGCTTATCACTTTTTGGTAAGTATTAATCCTGAAACGATTAAAGCAAATTTACCTGAATATACTGAGACTATCGCAACTTCATCAATTACTGATTATAAATTTGTTGAAGGTCGTTTAATCATCGATTTCTCTAACGGAAGTGTTTACGAATACATCAGTGTTCCTAAAGCTACTTACGTGAAAATGGTAAATGCTGATTCTCCTGGAAGATTCGCAAAAAGACACATTTTGAACTCTTTTACTTGGAGAAAGAAAACAAATCAAGAATAGTTTTTATACTATAATATACTTACAAGCATTCTGGCAACAGAGTGCTTTTTTTATGTCTAAAAATTAAAAAAATGATAATTTAGATTCATAATAATAATGTAAACGAGAGTTTTAAATCAAATAAAGCCAGCAAACAAGCTGATTACAGGAGGATTAGATTCAAAAAAACTATAACAAAATTTTAGGTTCCAAAATTCTTTAAGTTTTAGATTTTTAGATACTTTTGTTGCACAAATCAATTAACTAATTATTTTATAAATGAAAAAAATACTTTTTTTACTTACCGCTTCTGTAGCGATTATGTCATGCAGCAAAGTTAAAGACGGAGAATATCTAATTACCGGAACAGCTAAAGGAATCGAAAACGGAAAAACTATCATTCTTCAAGGTCAGGACCCAACAACAAAAATGACAGTTGCTCTTGATACAGTAAAAGTTGAAAATGGAAAATTCGAAATAAAAGGAAAAGTAACTGAACCAGCATTTCACGCATTAATTGTTCAAGGTTCTAATGCTCCTCTTCCTTTCATCTTAGAAACAGGAGAAATTACTGTTGCAATTGATAAAGATAGTATCCATAAATCTAAAATTTCTGGAACTTATAACAATGACGAGTATGTGAAATTCAACGAAGATCTTAACAAAACTCAAAAAAGTTTAGTTGATTTTCAGAAAAAAAATACTCAGAAAATGCAAGCTGCTCAACAAGCTCAAGATACTGCAGTTATCAATGGTTTGATGAAACAATACATGGAACTTCAAACAGAAGTACAAGCAAATTCTAAAAAGAAATATACTTCTTACGCTGAAGGGCACCCAAAATCATACATTACTGCTTTGATTCTTCAAAGTATGCTTGCTGATCCAGCTGCTGATGTTAAAAAGATCGAAACTCTCTATAATGGATTAGACGAGTCTGTAAAAAACACTACTCCTGGAAAAGATATTAAAACTAAAATAGGTCAAGCAAAAATGCCTGCAGTTGGTGCGTCAGCAGCTCCTGTTGGTAGCGCTAAATGAAGATCAGATTTTTCAGCTCCTAATCCGGCAGGAAAAGTAGTCTCGCTTAAAGAAAGTTTAGGTAAAGTGACTATTGTAGACTTCTGGGCTTCATGGTGTGGACCATGTAGAAAGGAAAACCCTAATGTTGTAGCTATTTATAAAGAACTACACGCAAAAGGTTTAAATATTGTTGGTGTTTCTCTTGATAAAGAAGCAGCGGCTTGGAAAGAAGCTATTGCAAAAGATGGTCTAACTTGGACTCACGTTTCTAACTTGAAGTTTTGGGAAGAACCAATTGCAAAACAATACGGAGTTGAATCTATTCCGGCAACTTTTATTCTTGATGCTACTGGAAAAGTAGTTGCGCAAGACTTAAGAGGTCCTGAATTAAGAGCAAAAATATTAGAGCTTTTAGCTAAATAATACCAATTTCAGAATAAAACAAAAAAATCTCCCTAGTGGAGATTTTTTTGTTTTTGTTCTATATCAAATAAATATTTTAAAAATTAATCTAAAATCAAGTGCTATTTGAATTTTAAGCAGTAAACGTGTTTAAATTCATTATAAGAAACGAAATCACTATTTACTTGTCTTTATATTAAAACAATATAATATCAGCCTTAAAAATAGCTTAGAAAAGAATTTATATCGAACACTTGTTT
This genomic interval carries:
- a CDS encoding YchJ family metal-binding protein, encoding MENKKCFCDTGLLFENCCGLYLQNNQKAPTALALMRSRYSGYATHNADYLLETSHVSERQYYSKAEIQKWATSNKWQKLEILSFTENTVEFKAYFLDSNQKPQTHYEFSTFKFENNAWYYVDGKFE
- a CDS encoding VWA domain-containing protein, with protein sequence MKNEFKKGFYFKSYEAPFQSPFEKLFGIFKELITHTSGDFDEAIDWLRELDKEYKLTDENYTIDDFIEDLKKKGYIKDEVKEDGTDGFGITAKTERAIRQQALDQIFGNLKRSGNGNHKTKHAGNGDEHTGEFREFNFGDGLERISLTESLRNAQINNGVESFMLTENDLVVEETQYKAQMSTVLMIDISHSMILYGEDRITPAKKVAMALAELITTRYPKDTLDILVFGNDAWTIPIKDLPYLQVGPYHTNTVAGLQLAMDILRRKRNTNKQIFMITDGKPSCVRERDGSYYMNSNGLDEYIVDKCYTQAQQARKLHIPITTFMIANDPYLQRFVNHFTEANQGKAFYTGLKGLGEMIFEDYETNRKKRVR
- a CDS encoding 2OG-Fe(II) oxygenase family protein, which produces MENGFEDLIASYIENKVGISEHFLSAELANHLKQNLVDLNQKSLLKEAGIGNSEKVSYDGAIRSDSIYWLDKKNNNAFENEFFDQIDAFIIYLNESCYAGITGYEFHYSLYEIGDFYLKHLDQFKNNPSRKYSMISYLNSNWQESDGGELMIHQENNNQKIAPTQGKTVFFKSNELVHEVLVTQNTRMSITGWLKSD
- a CDS encoding KTSC domain-containing protein — protein: MKKIVEYRKLLNVDKTAELKDLKTIYRNAMKESHPDKFQGDDAGLKAAEEKSKAIIEAYHFLVSINPETIKANLPEYTETIATSSITDYKFVEGRLIIDFSNGSVYEYISVPKATYVKMVNADSPGRFAKRHILNSFTWRKKTNQE
- a CDS encoding AAA family ATPase, which produces MEINTIKTLGQLKASGYKSISIKDELRNNLREKIKSGKPVFEGVHGFENTVIPELERAILSRHNINLLGLRGQAKTRLARKMVELLDEYIPFVADSEINDDPLNPISRFARDIIAEKGDETPISWLHRNERFFEKLATPDVTVADLIGDVDPIKAANLKLSYADDRVIHFGMIPRANRCIFVINELPDLQARIQVALFNILQEGDIQIRGFKLRMPLDMQFIFTANPEDYTNRGSIVTPLKDRIGSQILTHYPESIAVARTITEQEAKLDETQHKLVYVPSLAKDILEQISFEARDSEYIDNKSGVSARMSITAFENLMSTAERRALKAGVDKTTLRLSDFIGIIPAITGKVELVYEGEQEGAAAVAQNLIGSAIRTLFPTLLPKIEKLEKQGEKTAYSDLIEWFFAESGFELLDDATDKEYQAILDEVTPLDVLLKKYQPQLDKKDQYFMKEFILWGLVEYKKLSKDRFAQGHQFKDMYGSYISKL
- a CDS encoding DUF4369 domain-containing protein, encoding MKKILFLLTASVAIMSCSKVKDGEYLITGTAKGIENGKTIILQGQDPTTKMTVALDTVKVENGKFEIKGKVTEPAFHALIVQGSNAPLPFILETGEITVAIDKDSIHKSKISGTYNNDEYVKFNEDLNKTQKSLVDFQKKNTQKMQAAQQAQDTAVINGLMKQYMELQTEVQANSKKKYTSYAEGHPKSYITALILQSMLADPAADVKKIETLYNGLDESVKNTTPGKDIKTKIGQAKMPAVGASAAPVGSAK